Genomic segment of Acidobacteriota bacterium:
TCTTCCGTGGCCTCTTCGAAGTCCACGCCCTCACGCCGCAGCCGCCCCAGCTCTTCCCCGGAGCGCCCACGGAATGCATCCTTCAAACGCCGCCGAGCGCGGACCAGGTGAAAGCCCAAACTCGGCACGACGTGGTGGGTGGCGAAGGCCTCGATGGTGAGATCCCGTCCTACCGGTACGCGGTCCCCGGGATCGAGGGCCAGCACCTCGTAGCGATACTCCGCCCTCTCCAGCCGCGCCGCCGCCTCGACGAAGCGCACCAGATCGCCCACCATCGGCCGCGGGCAGAACACCCGCGATGGCGGCTCCTCCTCGCGCGCCCGCCGCGACAATACGAAGGGCAGGCCGAGCGCATGATCCAGATGCCCGTGGGTCAAGAACAAATCCCGCGTACCGGAAAGCTCTACTGCCCCACGCCCCACATCAAGCGCCAGGCCCGGCGGCG
This window contains:
- a CDS encoding MBL fold metallo-hydrolase, which gives rise to MPTTTLNLGELSIEGWSRAGEATWLKVSPPGLALDVGRGAVELSGTRDLFLTHGHLDHALGLPFVLSRRAREEEPPSRVFCPRPMVGDLVRFVEAAARLERAEYRYEVLALDPGDRVPVGRDLTIEAFATHHVVPSLGFHLVRARRRLKDAFRGRSGEELGRLRREGVDFEEATEEDWLSYCGDTGPKVFDSEPRIFSSRVLVLECTFLDPEKRASGVLYQHLHMDDLAARAERFENQELVLCHLSRRHRLRDGRQRAAEIFTGPRPRVHWIPAEEEP